AATCGTTATTATATCAATCCtataatgaatttaaaaatttaaatttgactctatttacttatttctttaaattttacgtTAAATTTGAAAGGAGTACTATATATTCAACGTCAATCATGGGGTTAACTGGTTGGGGGTATTGTACAATCCtataatgaatttaaaaatttaaatttgactctatttacttatttctttaaattttacgtTAAATTTGAAAGGAGTACTATATATTCAACGTCAATCATGGGGTTAACCTGGTTGGGGGTATTGTACTTTCTACAGTGATGATTATACCTCTCTGGTGAAAGCAATGAAATAAAAGACTTACTTTAAGAGTCTCTTTGTACCTCTAAAAAACAAAGAGTCTCTTTGTATTTGATGTGAAAATTCTccaacaaatatttataaattaaatcttttattacATTGCTTTCTAACTGTGTTTTGGTGCTTCCCCCTTGAAAACTGATACTAGTGTGACCTTGACAGGTAAAATTGTTCTTATCTGAGGATCTCCCTTCAAAAGTTGGCGAGAAATTTCAAGATCATTTTCAAGCAAAGAAAATGTCAATAGGGTCTTCAGATGATTTTCCTCCTGGTTTTGAAGACAATCATTTGCGAAATCAATCAAAGGCTAAACTCTCTCACATCCCTCAGATTAAATGGGAATGCCCTTCTTTggtaataaatattagaattttttaagCAGATGTTGGatcttcattttctctctctatatatgttatttataactAAATTTCCATTTGCAATATTTGTTTTAAGAGCTTTCCATTGTTTACATTTTCCTTTAATGTTTTATACTTGTATATTCTGTTTACATGGTTGGTCAgcgtttattaatttatttactttgaatGCAGTTCACTTTGAGTAATGATTGGCGCGTTGCAGCTGGTGAAGACAGTACGGAGACATGTGATCAGAAGTTAAGAGAAATGAGAGTGCCTGAAGCAATTTATCCTCGTATTTCTGCCATTCCTGATGGGTAAATGTCATATTTAGTGAGAAAATCTTATGGTACTTCATTTTCCTTTCTAGCtaaatttaattcctttttttttttcttttcttttcttgtggtTGGTAGACCTTCTGAATCGGAGAAGGAATTTTATGATGATAATGAAAGCCTCATTCCTCTCATCCCTCTCATTCCTGTTGAGGAGGAAGAAGAGTCAGCAGAGGATATTGAACCTGACTCTTCCATCAAAAAATTGCATAAACAAAACTCTCAGCAGCAATATATACCACCGGCAATATCTCTTGTTAACCCAGAATGCAGCAATGTTAATTCACATTGCAGTGGAAAGCCATTAGGTGCAACATCTTCTGAGGCAGATATAATTGCAGCAGCTTCTTCTGCTGCTGTTGCTTCCATCATAAAAAGGAATGAGCAAGGAACCTTGATTGATATGGATTTGCTCGTTAAATTATTTACTGACCCAACAATGATTGAGAAATTAATTGAGCAAAATAGAACTGCTACCACCACTGTCAGTGTCAGTGCCCCCTCAAGTATTTTGAGTATACCAACTTCTTATTCTAAACCTGCAGCTGTAGCATCTGAGACTACACCAACAACCACAAGGCCATCAATTACATCTGTTCCATCTGTTTCATTGCCTAAGCCTGTACCTCCTCAAACAGTAACAAGGCATAAACCTCCATCAATACCTACACCTCATATGCACAGGCCTGTCAAGAAAAATATTCCCCATATGGCAAATAGAGTGCTTCCCTCTTTAAACACTCACTCTCCACAACAAGGGCTAAAGAGAGCAGCACCATCATTGGCTTCTGTTTCTTCCAGTGAATTGAAAACAGTGACAGTGTCTTCTGCTTCTGCAAACATGCATGCAGTTGAAAAACAGGTGCAGTCCACCACAACTGGTGCCGTTAAGGATGTCAATTATTACCTAAACCTGGTTAAAGAACATGGTACTCATAAGCAAGCTGGCAACAAGAGTCTTAAGAACTTACAAGGTTTGAAACCGTCACAGGGAGAAGTGAAATTCAAAAGTAAGAAACCATGCATATACTTTAGAACTAAAAGGGGTTGCCGTAATGGTTCTGACTGCCCTTATCAGCATGATATGTCAAATCGGGGGGAAGCTGGTAAAGTCCTAATGGCTCAACAAAATGCTAAAAGATTGAAAGTAGGACCAGAAATTAAGGGGAGGCTATATACTTAAACGGCATAATCTGAGGGTTGAGACCGAAGACTGTAACTCCTCGTACATTAAATTGTACAGAAAGGAAGGAGACCAGCTGTATAGAGTTATCATGTTTTTTTCATTCGTTTTTCATTCTCTCATGATATTGTTGTAGGTAATATCCTGGAAACTCCTGTAATAATAATGTTTGCCTTGAACCTTgggtggatggtttggtagttCTTTGACAGAGTCAATGAGattgaaaaattagttttagaCTTTTTGAAATTTGAGCGAATAGGTTTTTTTCGTTGACAGATGGTAGCCACCCataacattttataaataaaagggaaataatatatatatatatatatataacacgcAAACTCTGAAAAATAATGAGTTGAAgtgaaaaatgatattaaagGACAAGAGTCTTAATTTTCTCATTAGATTGACCAACCCAAAAACATCCGCAATCAattattactaaaataaattgtgttaaaTTTATGGAGTCTATAATGCCCCATAAATTAAAGAACGTTACACATATATTCACTCTAAGACTAAGGTATTAAAATGACTGTTtaacatatattaaaatatcttttaaaaaaacttatattaaaatagatttttataaaataaaattagtttagcAAAATAATGATACCTGAAGAAGCAAATatcaaaacatatattttaataaataaaaatttagacaTTATATATCTTTTGGAGTTAAGCAACTTATATAAACAATCCAGTTATGTATGCTTTAAGCTATAAGTTAAATTAAGAAACTTTTAGGTGTATTACATTAAATCGAATCATTAATTTactattcttttattattgtaaaaacattaatatttttattagttcaacaatttgtttgatttcttttttccgatttaacatttttaatttgtttacccTCTTCACTTAATATAAACTTATTAGGTGCATGGTGtaaaattagataattaaattGGCAAAAAATGTAAAGTCgactaatatattttataactattttatattagaatcaaatataaatttaaatgtccAATATGatgacaaaacaaacaaaaaacaataattgtAAGATGAAATAaggtatatataataataataatatttaagatttttaacAGAAAAAGTGTTAATTGCTTAGGAAgaattataaatgtttataattggaggaaaataataatattgaaaataaattaattttaaaaaataaaaataatatagcaATTACAAAAAATGCTTCTCATAAtgctaattttattaaaaaaaatgtttgactaCTTAACTGTGTAAAAAGGTAAAGAAGatgaatgtaaaaattaaatatgtaacatttataaatttttatttaatcttataaatGAGCAACAAGTTAAGtactcaataatttttttaatttcttatgagcaaattatttttttaaatgagcaACAACACTCCACTTATACCATGCAAATTTGCTGCTAAAGTGTTGAAATGAAATCCTCACCCCTTGAAACTTTCACTTCCAGTGGTTAATATTGTATAGATTTTTGCCAGTTATTTCAAGTTTATATTCTAGTAGAATCGTATAAATTAACTAGAATTTAATCCTATcctcttattaaataaaatgatttaatagTGTTAAAGCTATAGATCGAACAAGATAcatcttaagtaaaaaaaaaggaaaagaaaagagagagagaacaagatacatcttttattaaataacttATCATAATTAGTTTCAAGATTTATGAATTCTATTTTATAGAAGTTATATTTCTCTCTCAGGGTAACCTAACTACAAcctattatatatttatcaagAAAGGATTCAAATCCTTTAATTTATGACAGATTTAGCGAAGCATATCCATTTTAACACGAATTTAGTGTAGCAAAAGAGGTATAGTAGTGAAAATTGAATGTCCCATAGAAACCTTAACTATGAGTGAAGAAACTacagcaagaaaaaaaaaatgaaatttagatTTCAGAAAAACAATATTATCAGAAAAATCCACCAGTAATCTAACATTCATTTGTTATTACCTTAACTTTAAGCATATTGCAACCATGTCCTTTGACTTTTCCAAGAATTTtgcttgctttttttttttttggaacaaaaagaaaagggttTCATTTCTAACTTTCTAATGGATGCAACACGTCTTATATTATATGATTTGAACTAGCCGCACAATTCAGCTACACCAGTAACTGAATAACAAGGAATCAATGATTGTTGAGTAATACACATTAACGTACTCTTCAATTACTATGATAAAAAGTAATGGCCTACCTAAACAAAATAGTCACACCTTGATATTTGAAAAACTACCCAAAGACAAGAAAATTGCGCTTTAACACTAGCAAACCAACCTAAATTGAACTCAAATGAAACTTTGGCTTGGTGCTGCTGCAACAAAAATGACACCACCAAAAGCAGAAAAGCAAATTCTAGCATCTAAAGTTCAACTAGTTGAAGTCAGCAAAAGGTTGGCAAACCACATGATATataatagatatattttttttctcatttcttttGGATAAGACAAAAGTATATTGATGATAAATACAGTACCAGGGTACGCCTAGCTAACCCAATTACAAAAGGTACTGTTCTACATCAGTGAAGAATCTAGTTATAGCTCAATTACACATCAATGAGAATACCTAATTGCAGCAATGCAGTATCTGCTAAAATGCCCTTCCTTGATACCACTACCTTCAAATATcagtgcatatttttgtgagataATGAATAgatcttaaacaaaaataaaacgtCTACTTCTATTACAcacttaatattaatttatattaatacaaAATCATAAACATGTGGTTCAAAATAAGAACATGCGGTACCTTTAAATCTCAAATGACTAAGGGTTTGGTTAACAGATATATATTGAAGCCGCACACAATCTGACCTTCGTCCGTGTGTTGAAAATcgataaaggaaaaataaaaaatgatggtGAAAAGATAAGCCAAATACACTCAAAATGACAATGGCATTCATTACAGAGTCAAAACAAAACCCAAAAACCCCTACCTACGATCGAAGCAAATATAGAAGAATGACATATACCTACTTACCAGTTCGTACGATATGAAAGCACCGCCACACACCTTGAACAGGGCCTGAGTACGACAGAGTTCTCTTCGATAGAGCTTAGTGATGGGTTACAGAGTTCTCAATGTGCACTGGGTGAAGACCAAATTACGCTGGGTTGTATTCGAAGACTGGGTGAAGACGGAAATGGACGACTGTAGGTAGTATCAAAATGGTGGAATCCCTAATGTAATATAATTTCAGGGAAATAAAACAAAGGTGGTTCTTGTCAAAACCCGTCGTTAAATTTTTTcccataattacaaaaatgtcaccctaaaacattctaagacgactTTTCATAACCACCTTAGAATTTGCGTTGTAAAAATCAATTCTCAGCTTTAATAATTATAAGTTTGCCACCGTGTTACTTTTTAAGGCGGTTTCGAATAACCGACTTAGAAACCGTGtcgtaaaaaaacaatttttagtaGTGTTATGGGTGGAATTGCACCTTGGGACTACAATTCCTCCTCACCTAGAACTTGTGGTAAGCATTACCAGCCTTAAGAAGAGAGAGGCTTCTTAGTTCTCCCTCCACTTGCAATTTGCCTTATATATGATCATTGCCTTACCCCCACTAGGCACAATCTTCTTTGCACCAGAAGAAATCTTGATCCAACCAACAAAATACGTACACGATCTTGACTAATCATTGACAAATTCTAGTAAGAACGATTTTTTTAAACTTGAGTATTGGATAGAATTAGACGTgttaggataattttttttatttatgacgtGAAATTTTATTGAGAAATTCAATTATTGAGTTATTTAACATTGAATATAAATGATGAGACAAAATAGACTCAAGAGagatattcaatatatatatatatatatatatatatatatatatatatatatatatattattgatttttttcactTGAATTAATCTCAAAATATAATCATgtaattatgcaattttataaaaaaaaatataattatgtaattaatttaatttgaatgcaaaaaataaaatatttacaaaaaaattcatGACCATTAAAAACATCATTATTAATAAATCTCATATTTGACATGAATGAGTacaaagagaaaacaaattaaaaagataaaatgaattaatattgagataatattgaaatgaataaaattcaCTTATTACATGAATACAATGtatcttatataatataattagttgtaaaaataactaaatcgtaactaattaaagtaatttgtaattaattaacctaatttgtaataaactaaattaatatatatctctaataattattaatgaatgaGAAAAAGGATAGATGAGAAAtcctataataaatttaatcaatttttgaaGTTAATAAAATGGGATTAAAGAATAAATatcaactaaaaattaataattgctgattttaaattgaaaatttggaataaaattaatgaatattatttAAGAACTTTTATAATATGGACATCCATGATTATGACGAGCTTTTAAAGCCAGAAATGGTCAGTTCAGTTCCTCAGGAGTTACGACTCATGATCAGTATTGAACTGGATGTGCACCTTACACAGCTTTGTATGCGAAACAGGGAACTATTCCAAAACGCCAccagtaattttaatttatgtctcTCCTACATGCACCGTTTATTTATTTCACATTTGGCGCAGCATTCGTAAGTAAAGTCAAAAGTAACTGAAGTTCACCGCTTCAGCCTTTACTAGGGTTTTCAGACTCTATATTTAACCCCGTTTTTCTGCTGCGCTTCCAACACAAAGTAGAGAGAGTGATCATAATCAAGTCTTCTGCGGCGCTTCCTCATTTCAATTTTCTCCTGTGATTTAGCATGGATCGATCAAAGAATTCGAAGACAGTACGCTGGGCTCAAGAATCTAGTCTTCGTGAGGTATAAAATGTTTTCATCTTTTCGATCTGTTTCTACTTTCTAGTCTCTGCTGCATGTATGCTTGGATCTGCTTTAATTTCTAGTCTCTAGCTACTTTCGAACCCAAATCCCCTCTCCACTTAATTGGATATATATGGAAGCAAGCAGGTACACATGCACTACCCTAAAGTTAAAACtgaaaataatcttttatatatGTCAGTAGATAATAACCACATATAGATCTGAATCGGAGAGGATCGAAACGAGTTAAATGCCGATCATTCAGATCAATTGGACTCTTTGCACGCCAAGCAGAATATGAGTTCATTTGCACCAACCAAAATATGATGCATGCCCAAGCATACTccaatgcaaatgaaaattattttaaatactacAATCCAGATGGTGACCAGAGATCTATAGCATAATTTAATTACCTCATAAATCAATCTTTTAGCATATCTTATCCTTTACCTACTAAAGCGCTGCTATTACATActctcaaatttcattttttttaagtatttcttaacaagaaaatatgttttttatgacACGTGTTagtatttatatcttttaattattaactcgttatttattttcaaattttacttacttttttttaaagacaaaagCATATTTGTATGTCTCTCTTTTAAGTATTTCTcaacaagaaaatatatttttgcagtaaaaaaacaaaaaaaaaatattatgacacgTGTTTTTATttacatgttttaattattaaatcattatttattttcaattttatttaattacttttaaaaaaatctttttttctgaatggctttcaaaaaaaatattttcatattatattatatatattattgttttaaatttcatctaattataattttaaattatatttcaattttttaaattccttATATTTTACATTGTTGTTTGAAATAAAAGACTTTGTTAAGATATATTTAAGTAATTGTTTCATCCCCAAACTTATTACCTCGtatataagattttatatttattgtaatgTGATTGTAgcataatcatatatatatatatatatatatatatatatatatatatatatatatatatataatgaactaatctttttgtgaaattttgcaTGTATTTATAAGTACTATGAAtttcttcaatttatttataaataagaaataatccatttatcaaattattttacagTTTTCATATTCTcaatttgaatattattttttgtataatatCTGTGTCAAAGAATCGTGTT
The nucleotide sequence above comes from Glycine soja cultivar W05 chromosome 11, ASM419377v2, whole genome shotgun sequence. Encoded proteins:
- the LOC114376003 gene encoding zinc finger CCCH domain-containing protein 6-like; protein product: MKRSRKLKKVSWAPGSNLCQVKLFLSEDLPSKVGEKFQDHFQAKKMSIGSSDDFPPGFEDNHLRNQSKAKLSHIPQIKWECPSLFTLSNDWRVAAGEDSTETCDQKLREMRVPEAIYPRISAIPDGPSESEKEFYDDNESLIPLIPLIPVEEEEESAEDIEPDSSIKKLHKQNSQQQYIPPAISLVNPECSNVNSHCSGKPLGATSSEADIIAAASSAAVASIIKRNEQGTLIDMDLLVKLFTDPTMIEKLIEQNRTATTTVSVSAPSSILSIPTSYSKPAAVASETTPTTTRPSITSVPSVSLPKPVPPQTVTRHKPPSIPTPHMHRPVKKNIPHMANRVLPSLNTHSPQQGLKRAAPSLASVSSSELKTVTVSSASANMHAVEKQVQSTTTGAVKDVNYYLNLVKEHGTHKQAGNKSLKNLQGLKPSQGEVKFKSKKPCIYFRTKRGCRNGSDCPYQHDMSNRGEAGKVLMAQQNAKRLKVGPEIKGRLYT